A stretch of Lactuca sativa cultivar Salinas chromosome 6, Lsat_Salinas_v11, whole genome shotgun sequence DNA encodes these proteins:
- the LOC111887503 gene encoding protein LURP-one-related 17, whose translation MLRFLKSLSRTVHEERYQDPEPSNGSGDDGSHGGDDDGGCGTTSLTVWRKSLFIGCSGFTVINSDGDLVYRVDNYGCRRQQEVVLMDASGKPMFTVSRSKVFEGEILSKKQKPICCARKHVDILRPKVKILAQVYPTPYDEKTGGYVIEGSYVNRSCKVLDESRNVLAEIRRKETTTKGVSLGLEVFVLVVNGGFDSGLAMGIVLLLDQMSL comes from the exons ATGCTACGATTCTTAAAATCTTTGTCGAGGACAGTGCATGAAGAGCgatatcaagatccagaaccatCGAATGGCAGTGGTGATGATGGAAGCCACGGCGGCGATGATGATGGTGGTTGCGGGACGACGAGTTTAACGGTGTGGAGGAAGTCATTGTTCATAGGTTGTAGTGGGTTCACGGTAATAAACTCCGACGGTGACTTGGTATATAGAGTGGATAATTACGGCTGCCGCCGGCAACAAGAAGTCGTTCTCATGGATGCTTCCGGGAAACCCATGTTCACTGTTTCCCGTAGCAAG GTATTCGAAGGTGAAATATTATCGAAGAAACAAAAACCAATATGTTGTGCAAGAAAACATGTTGATATTCTACGTCCGAAGGTAAAGATATTAGCTCAAGTTTATCCAACACCATATGATGAGAAGACAGGAGGGTATGTGATTGAGGGATCATACGTGAACAGATCATGCAAAGTTCTTGATGAATCAAGAAATGTATTGGCTGAGATTAGAAGGAAAGAAACTACCACAAAAGGTGTTTCTTTGGGGCTAGAAGTTTTCGTGTTGGTTGTAAATGGAGGGTTTGATTCTGGTTTAGCAATGGGTATAGTTTTGTTATTAGATCAAATGTCACTTTGA